A genomic stretch from Sphingomonas faeni includes:
- a CDS encoding ABC transporter ATP-binding protein produces MNEGLKIDRQIEKFDDYVLQTSGLTKSFTQGGATIDVLRGVDLAIAPGEIVALLGPSGSGKSTLLQAVGLLEGGFQGSIRIAGTEAAKLNAHERTVVRRDSLGFVYQFHHLLPDFNATENVVLPQLVHGATRAEADRRAAELLTQLGLGHRLTHRPSQLSGGEQQRVAVARALANKPALVLADEPTGNLDEHTADIVFAEFIRLVREQGTAAVVATHNERLAARMDRVLRLHEGRLA; encoded by the coding sequence ATGAATGAAGGCCTCAAGATCGATCGCCAGATCGAGAAGTTCGACGATTACGTCCTCCAGACCAGCGGGCTGACCAAGAGCTTCACGCAAGGCGGCGCGACCATCGACGTCCTGCGCGGCGTCGACCTCGCGATCGCGCCGGGCGAGATCGTCGCGCTGCTCGGGCCGTCGGGCTCGGGCAAGTCGACGCTGTTGCAAGCCGTCGGGCTGCTCGAAGGCGGTTTCCAGGGATCGATCCGGATCGCGGGCACCGAGGCGGCCAAGCTCAACGCGCATGAGCGGACCGTGGTGCGCCGTGACAGCCTCGGCTTCGTCTACCAGTTCCACCACCTCCTGCCGGACTTCAACGCGACCGAGAACGTCGTCCTCCCGCAGCTCGTCCACGGCGCCACGCGCGCCGAGGCGGACCGGCGGGCGGCGGAATTGCTGACCCAGCTCGGCCTCGGCCACCGGCTCACGCATCGCCCGAGCCAGCTCTCGGGTGGCGAGCAGCAGCGCGTCGCGGTCGCCCGTGCGCTCGCCAACAAGCCTGCGCTGGTGCTGGCGGACGAGCCGACCGGCAACCTAGACGAGCACACCGCGGACATCGTCTTCGCCGAGTTCATCCGGCTGGTCCGGGAGCAGGGCACCGCCGCGGTCGTCGCGACGCACAACGAGCGGCTCGCGGCCCGCATGGACCGCGTGCTGCGGCTGCACGAGGGGCGGCTGGCGTGA